Below is a genomic region from Medicago truncatula cultivar Jemalong A17 chromosome 3, MtrunA17r5.0-ANR, whole genome shotgun sequence.
TAATAATTGCAACAATTTATAAAGATACCAATATGCAAAAAATCGAAGAAACGGGTTAAGTAATCATTTTGTAGACAAATCCACAACGAAGACGCTTGTCGTGATAGTCTATCGAAATGAAATTGGCAATGTTCATTGTCTGTTCAACCGTAAATCCAAGCAAATCAATTATGTTCTCATGTATTTGGCGTTCAAGATTGGAGGAGAAGTTGAAAGCCattgatttgaaaatgaaatccaAGGGTGTTGTGGCTGGCAGGGAAAGAGAGATATATGTTGAGGATGCAGCAGGCAGAGAGAGATATGTTGAGGAACAATATTTAAGTCCCTTTAATGTCATCATATTAGGCTTTGCCACATTTCTAGGTATTTTGATGTCGTGTGATATTAAGCTGGATGTTGTGAAAAACCTTGCTCCCCTACTATTAGGGTGCTAAACCTTGCTCCCCACTTGGTGCTATTTATAATTGAACTAATTACTTACACCGCTAACTATCATTATTCTTAATAGCTCCTCTCAAACTCAATGTATGATTGTACAACGATAATGtttatatgaatatgaataatattttttatgagtaTATGACTATGAAAAATAATATCTCTCAAAGTGTACAAAAGAATATGAGCATGCTCTTACAATAATTACAATGAACTTAATTACAAAGAATTAAGTACAATAACGGAGGTAGTAAAGAAATAGCTATAGCACAACATAAATGATCAAAGACCAGATGTAAATGGCACGGTAGTTGTAGCCAACCATGTTGGTCCAGCAAGGAGTCCAGCAACCGTAAACTTTGATGCTTCCTTTCGGTTTGTTATCACATGATAACCAGGCCATTTTACTctatttgttgttgatgaaccAGGTCCATAGTTTTCATACTCTCCATAATACAATGTATCTTGAGCAAAATCTGTGTCACCCCATGGAGACCAACCTAGGGGGCTCACTAAAGTGTCCATAAAAGTTTTCATCACCATAACTCTTGAGAATTGTTGCCAAGGCCTTCCCAAGAAGGTTTTGTACTTGTCAACAACAGGCTTTAGATCTGATGCAGCCCTAATTTGACAATTGTGGAATGAAATTCCAGTGTTTTGGAATGGGTCACCACGACCTTGGGCTGTGATCATGTTAGCTTGGCCATCCAAAGGCTTTCTTGCGAAAATGTTACAGTTTTGGAATACTACTGCAGCGTTGCCAAAGATGAAGTCTACGGTGCCATAGATGAAGCATTGTCGGTAGAATTGACGTTGTGCATGAGCCATCAGAGTGTCTTGATAGCCCGATATAGCACACCGATAGAAGACAGAGAGATCGGAGGCTGATCGGAGCGCCACAGCTTGGCCTTTGTGAGGACCAGCAGTATTTTGAAAGGTAATGTCACGTGCAATGAAATGAAGTCCATCAATGCCTGAATTTAAAAGATTCAAGAGAAATATGTAAAAATTAGAAACTATAAATAACATTCTAAACTCTAAAGTGTTCGTGTTAGACAAGTTGCAAGAAAGCCATTAGAGAATTATGAATATCATATATAGCTATGATATAAAGAGCACATTTCCATGACATCTAATTTTCAACACTGATTTACTATTGAATTTTAGGGCTTTAAAACTAGAAAAAACTAAATAGGGCTTTTCAACACTGATTTACACAAAGATACATGtagattgattttatttttccagtCTCTATCTTTCGTTGTTAGTTCGACTTTTTCAAGCAGTGAATATTGTTTTTCTCTTATAACAAGAACATAAAACaggaaatgaaatataattcaCCTGCTGTTGCAGAGCTATAAGTGGTAAAACCACCTTGAACACTTCTAGAACTTGTTATTATGGTATTTTGCATCCCATCACCAACCAGCATAATATTGTCATTATGAACAGCAACCTCAATGTTCTCTCTATAAACACCTTTCTTAACATGTATCACAAACCTTGTCTTATATTTTCTCTTAGCAGCAGCATTTAAAGCAGCTTGCACAGTCTTGTACTGACCAGAACCATCTTTTGCCACCACAAGATTGTACTTTACTGGACCCTTTGACTGCAAAAGCTTCCTTTCATGCACAGAAAACCAATTTGGAAATGACCCTTCTTCTGTTTCTGCAAGTGACGGATCCAGAAATTTTGATTAGTATGACTATATATAAAAGTACATAAGCCATAGTGTTATGACATCAATATTAtcatatgaattaaatttaaatctggagattacaaaattttaacattttttttaagaaaaaattaaaacattatatACCTAAAATATTGAAGATACTTGAACATCTACAAATTATAATTGCTCTGTGtcttcttattttaaaattcatttttatatacCCATTTTTAACCCtatcatatttatattactCTATGTATGTCACAAAATAAACATTCAATAATTTATCTTTCATTTAATTCTTCCTAAATAAagttattgaataattttttagcAGTACAAtacttaattttaaatagaaaaaaataaaatcattgttAATACCTTTGTTATGTTTCAGAAAATGCATATTGATGGCTAAGATGTTCCTTATCATCTCAATGACATTGGTTTGCATAATGAAATTGAAATCTTGAGCATTGAGTTCTAAAGCTCCACTTTTACATGTTTCAATATTTGTGAGAGAAGTTGTGAGCCATGTTTGTACATCATTCGGTGAACAATTTTTGCTTGCATTGTTTAAGCCTTCAAGTGTACGGTTGAGATGAAAAATTGTGTTTTCAACTAGCTTCAAACAATCACCATGAACCGTTTTATGCACCGatgagttttgttgttgttgagaatTGTCTTGTGCTTCTTTTTGCATGGTAAGAGCTTGTTTTAAGGCTAATTGAACAAGCATTTCCCTGAATTCAACtctatgtttgattttgaaatgattGTTCATTTGTGTTGTGTAGTGTTTGCATGGCTTAGGATGTGGTGTTAAATTGCACCACCAATCTATTTTGCTCGAGGAAGGTCCTTTTCTTGATGAGGCTATGGAGAAAATTGAAGATACGAAAACGAGCATAAATAATGTTTTTCCAATGATTGCCATAATTCAATTGTAGAATAATTGAAGAGTTTGAAATAAAGAGTTTATGTTGCATATAACAAATGTGTGTATAAATGATGCTTTAGTTGACTTGTTTTTGGATTTGACTTATGAGAATTAATCTATATATATGTgcatatatatacataatttTTGTCGGTAGAGTGTAAAGGTTGAAACGTGTGGAATGAACTGAAAGTGATAATGAAGAATGACACAGATACAAACTATGAATTCACTTGCAAGTGACAATTAATTAAATAGGATTAAAATCTTATCTAGTAGGAAAAAATGGTATTACTTAATAATTCAGAAAGTTGGAGCCTAATTACTTGATATTGCAAGAAAAACAAGTGTCCTGATGTAGCTTCACATAGAAACATTCTTAGGCTTACTTTTTAATGCATTAATTGGGGCTATgactatatataaataaattaatattttgatgaGAATGCATAGTTTACTTTAGTTTTGTGCTTAGTCCACATGCATGCATAATGTGGTTTGGTTATGTCATACTTTGTACACAGTACACATTGTGTGGCTGTTTAGCTAAATGGAGAAGAAGCTTGCAGCTCAAGTTAACTAATACTGAGTTAACTGATAACAAGTTCAACACACTCCCTTAAGCTTAGCATGGTATATGTCAGACATGTTAAGCTTGGacataaaagaatttaaattctTAGGTGGCAGGCAGTGGTTTAGTAAGGAAATCTGCAAGTTGAGATTGTGACTTGGTAGGAAGCAACTTGAATATGCTTTGTTGTAGATTTTCCCTAACAAAATGGCAATCAATTTTCAAATGCTTTGTTATCTCATGGAAAACTGGGTTAGCTGCAATGTGAATTTCACTTTGATTGTCACAATAATGCATTGGTGGTAAGGTTGATTTGGCTTGCAGTATGGTAAGATATGTTCATGATGGGTTATATGTctagaaatgaaaatgattttggtgTTTAAATCAAGAAGTATATCAGCTTTGACAGTTTGCTTACAACTCAGGAAAATGCATTTCTTAGCTCTATaatctaattttctttttttacgtACCTGTAAAGTGGATGTGTTGCGAATTCCATaagaaaaccacaccaataacaaacttgatgtgtggagcaaggaataatcaagcaacaaaaacaaagtgtatggaacaattataaacacaagtcaaaagtgaaaaacaacgagagagaaaggaagagagaacacaaaagaatttgttgacctagttcggtccaaatCGACCTAGTCTGGgcgagagagcagccctccgtttcactatatgatgagtaaccttacaaaagagatatcaatgggttacaagaataagtctcccgcttaattctacccaaagtcccaatctctccccgtaaccaagagactcaatcctaatagtgttttccaaggtgaatcaaccttcaaaccctagtgtttgttccaaagagataaactctatacaaaccctagttttgttgttgcctttctaaacccttgtttcagccccctctatctcaaggtttacactgatacaatgtctatatttatagtaaaagaatcATCAATAAAACTGGAACAAATCTAGGCTCGAAAATacgtttctgttttattttttgctgtCAAAGTCTGCCACCGAATGCTccaaatcggccaccgatttttgcCGAACCTGAAGCTCAAATAAAACAGGTCAAAATCGGCCACTGTGTCCtgaaaatcggccaccgattttcaGCTTCCAGAattccaatttcttcaattttgaggCACTTTCACAATAGAATGCATAGAAGAgtgaacaaaataattttaattcattcaaGTTAGGATGATGACCAAACCTGTGAAATAAAATGTGTTGATGCTCTTTTTCTACTCTTCCATTTTGCTGGGGAGTCTCAACACAACTGGTCCTTTAGCAGAATATAATTCAAGCATAGAAAACTCTGGACCATTGtcaatttttacattttaactTTACAATAATATTGATTTTCTATCATAAgaaccaatttttttacaaaattggtGACTTCGTATTTTAATTTACAAAGAACGATCCAAGTAAAACAACTATAATCATCAATTGATAATAGTAACAAACAATTAACATCATACTTATGGCCATGAACATATTGAGTAGAAAGGGgacctcaaaaataaaaatgaaacaattcaTAGCATTGACTTGCTTTAATATTACAAAGTTGAAAAGGAAGTTTTATGTGAGTATGTAATTCAACTTGttattaaaatttgtatttaatattgattaattcaaatatgaatgAAGTCTAAGTAAAGATAAACTtgttagatttaaaaaaatttagtttagataattttgcgacactttttacaacttctaaaaaattataaatgtaacacttttttattgttactaGTGATATAAAAAGTATTACAAATAATGTAACATTTGCGAcactttttaattgttacatATAATACTATAAAATGTAACTAAAACTCTTTTGTAACACGGACTTTACTTAACAATTGTTCAAGTGttactaaatttaattagtaatatttttcttgatttagttacaattttcaagtgttactaaatgtcattatttttttgaaggaatactAAATGTCATTATTGTAGTAGTGTACTAAGTTCTAACCaagaaataaaatacaaaaatcacTCTACccaccacccaaaaaaaaaaattaaaaaaaaattgttccaaacTCCACCCACACtactaaaaaagtaaaaattagtgagggaaatttagagagggaaaacgtgaaatccctctctaatttcGTCACTAAATTTTACGACTAAGGAATTTAtgaggaattttattttttccatcattaatttccctccctaattttactttttctagtaatgccaaaagcaaagcaaaagcAAAAATTACTTCACCAAAACAATCAAGATCAGGTCATGAAAACCATTCATTGACAAGGCACCCCCATTTTGTTACCCAAAAGCCACTTTCAAGACTTAACATTAATGAAATCAACAACCTCCTCCACTTTCAATTGATAAATCTAGGTACGACTGCAAAAACTAGTGTTATAGTAGCGAGTTACAACctcaaattaattcaaaatggGTTAGTCCTtgaaaagcattaagaacaaagataaaacaaataaatataatatgaattgcGCTAAGAAAAGGACTCATAGGTCATGTGGTTCCAACCATTACAAAAATGTTCATCATTCAATCCTAATTTATGAAAGTTTAGTTACACATGATAACTTGATAACtgtcataaacaacataattcaaaGGACGGAAGCGAAATACATAAGTTGCGGTGTTGATCCTCAAACTTGTTTCCAAACCTTCAAAAACACGCACGAGTCTCGCGCATGGACATACTACTGTGGCGTTAGCAACTACTCATTGGTTTGGTGTCCACCTCAAGTGTTTCCTTCTGCGCCTCGCGCATGCTGTCGAGAGATCAAGGAGATGAGCAACTGCCACAGGCGATGCATGGCCTCATGCACCTCGCGCATAGgacttaattttatatatatttttaaaatgacaagaTGCTTATTTGTTACTTAGTTTCTGACATATTGACTTTTTAAACATAGATCCGCTGGATCATCAAAGTTGAACTTGTAAAGTAGTACAAAATTAAAGAATATGAATAATTATATCTCTCTCAATATACAAATTAAAGAATATTGAcacattttcttttaagaattaCAATGAATTTAATTACAAATAACTATGTAGAATAATTGAATTAATGAAGAGATATAGCTATACCAAAATACAAATGATCAAAGACCAGATGTAAATGGCACAGTAGTTGTAGCCAACCATGTTGGTCCAGCAAGGAGTCCAGCAACCGTAAACTTTGATGCTTCCTTTGGGTTTGATATCACATGATAACCAGGCCATTTCACCCTATTTGCTGTTGATGAACCAGGTCCATAATTCTCATACTCTCCATAATACAATGTGTCTTGAGCAAAATCAGTGTCACCCCATGGAGACCAACCTAGGGGGCTCACTAAAGTGTCCATAAAAGTTTTCATCACCATTACTCTTGAATATTGTTGCCAAGGTCTGCCCAAGAAGGTTTTGTACTTGTCAACAACAGGTTTTAGATCTGATGCAGCCCTAATTTGACAATTGTGGAATGAAATTCCAGTGTTTTGGAATGGGTCACCTCGACCTTGGGCAGTGATCATGTTTGCTTGGCCATCTAAAGGCTTTCTTGCGAAAATGTTACAATTTTGGAATACCACTGCGGCGTTGCCAAAGATGAAGTCTACGGTGCCATAGATGAAGCATTGTCGATAAAATTGACGTTGTGCATGAGCCATCAGAGTGTCTTGATAACCTGATATGGCACACCGATAGAAAACTGAGAGATCGGACGCTGATCTTAGCGCCACAGCTTGACCCTTGTGTGGACCGGCGGTATTTTGGAAGGTTATGTCTCGTGCAATGAAGTGAAGTCCATCAATACCTAAATTTAAATGATCCAAgagtaattatttaaaataaaaaatgaaagtaattgtATGCATGTAAGAAAGCCTCAagtataatttaaatattataaacctatcttattataaaaatttagaacttcaaatgataaaataaaaagagattaAAGGAGATGGAATATAACTCACCTGCTGTTGCAGAGCTATAAGTGGTATAACCACCTTGAACACTTCTAGAACTTGTTATTATGGTATTTTGCATCCCATCACCAACCAGCATAATATTGTCATTATGAACAGCAACCTCAATGTTCTCTCTATAAACACCTTTCTTAACATGTATCACAAACCTTGTCTTATATTTTCTCTTAGCAGCAGCATTTAAAGCAGCTTGCACAGTCTTGTACTGTCCAGAACCATCTTTTGCCACCACAAGATTGTACTTTACTGGAGACTTAGACTGCAAAAGCTTCCTTTCATGCACAGAAAACCAATTTGAAAATGACCCTTCTTCTGTTTCTGCAAGTGACGAATCCAAAATTTTTGATTAGTATGactatatatattcatataaaaGTACATAAGCGATAGTGCTATGACttcaatattattatatgaatcaAATGTAAATCTGGAGATTacaaaattttaacattttttttaggaaaaaattaaaacattatatACCTAAAATATTGAATATACTTGAACATCTACACATTATAATTGCTCTTTGTGtcttcttattttaaaattcatttttatcttCCCATTTTCAACCCtatcatatttatattactCTATGTATGTCACAAAATAAACACTCAATAATTTATCTTTCATTTAATTCTTCCTGAATAAAGTTATTGAATAACCTTTTAGCAGTACAATACTTaaattttaaggttaaatatgtttttggtctctataaatatatcaacttttcattttagtccctctaaaattttccttcaatttttagtctctataaaattttcaatcttcatttttggtccctcgtttaaagtaaactcatatgtagaattcatatttttagataaaatttttcagaaaaatgtataatattataaggatcactcccaaaaaaaattagaattgtttaccaaaacatgaatctttatatttttggcggtaaaaaattcatatctaattcatgttttgttaaaaaattctaattttttttggagtgatttttacaatattccatACATTTCTACacagtttcattaaaaaatacaaaaatttacttaaaaatagggaccaaaaatagtgattgaaaattttatagggactaaaagttgaaggaacattttagagggactaaaacgaaaagttgacatatttatagggaccaaaaacatatttaatcctaaattttaaatagaaaaatataaaatcattgTTAGTACCTTTGCTATGTTTCAGGAAATGCATATTGATGGCTAAGATGTTCCTTATCATTTCAGTGACATTGGTTTGCATAATGAAATCGAAATCTTGAGCATTGAGTTCTAAAGCTCCACTTTTACATGTTTCAATATTTGTGAGAGAAGTTGTTAGCCATGTTTGTGCATCATTTGGTGAACAATTTTTGCTAGCATTGTTTAAGCCTTCAAGTGTACGGTTGAGATGAAAAATTGTGTTTTCAAATAGCTTCAAACAATCACCATGAACCGTTTTATGCACCAatgagttttgttgttgttgagaatTTGCTTGTGCTTCTTTTTGCATGGTAAGAGCTTGTTTTAAGGCTAATTGAACAAGCATTTCCCTGAATTCAACtctatgtttgattttgaaatgattGTTCATTTGTGTTGTGTAGTGTTTGCATGGCTTTGGATGTGGTGTTAAATTGCACCACCAATCTATGTTGCTTGAGGAAGGTCCTTTTCTTGATGAGGCTGTTGAGAAAATTGATGATAAGAAAAAGAGCATAAACAATGTTTTTCCAATGATTGCCATAATTCAATTGTAGAATAATTGAagagtttaaaaaataataagagtttATGTTGCATATAACAAATGTGtgatatatgatgtttttgttcacTTGTTTTTGGTTTTGACTTATGAGAATTAAACCCTAAactctctatatatatacataaatttttgtaGGCGGAGTGTGAAGGTGTAAACGTGTGGAATGAATTGCAAGTGATAATGAAAAATGACACAGATACAGACGGTGGATGCAATTGCAAGAAAGAATTAATTGAATATAGGAATAAAATCTTCTCTATTAGAAAAAATGGTATTACTTAACAATTCAGAAAGTTGAAGCCTAATTACTTGTCATTGCAAGAAAAACAAGTGTCCTAATGTGGATTCACATAGCAACATTCTTAAGCTTGCTTATAAATGCACTAATTTGGATTTTGCGGCTGTGACTAtatacataattaaattaatatgttgatgagAATGTTGAGTTGGCTAAGTTGTGTGTTTATTTCATATGCATGCataatgttgttaaagaaaattgaatatattatCCTTTTTGTTTAGGGTGGGGTGAAGGATAGTTTCTTTGAACATTGTAACCAAATTCACCTGGTAGGGTTTTGTGAGCGTTTTGTTCAAGCATATAGGTGAAATTTTAATGTCCGTACTCCATGTGCTTTTAGTTTGCAAATTAAGCAAAACAAGGAAATATGTAGGCGATTTTGACAATTTAAgcaattgaatatatatatatatatatatatatatatatatatatatatatatatatatatttttaaataatttttttttttaaggggtcAACACACGCTCATGTATATAACTAAAGAGCTTTGCTATTTATCTAgagaatttttatcaaaaattatcaagaaaatgtctcaactaattaaatttgttattttgcggaaatcaaaggaggtaatgGTGTGTAATTAAAGAAACGTGTTAACAAATACACTGTCTTggaatttttttgataaattttgtcACTGTATCTATCATTTcccataaattaattaattggttacatctttatattattatcatttgtTAATCTAGTTGTTTCCAGGGGATAAAGTCTCCATTAATCCGAAGTTTAAGTTAGAGATAAATAAAGTCtaacaataaattattttacatatgagtattgattttttttactttttagttttTCTATATTCTAACTGATTTTTATAGCTCTAATAATAACTAATGATGATCGTTTCTCATGGTT
It encodes:
- the LOC11418401 gene encoding pectinesterase, which translates into the protein MAIIGKTLFMLVFVSSIFSIASSRKGPSSSKIDWWCNLTPHPKPCKHYTTQMNNHFKIKHRVEFREMLVQLALKQALTMQKEAQDNSQQQQNSSVHKTVHGDCLKLVENTIFHLNRTLEGLNNASKNCSPNDVQTWLTTSLTNIETCKSGALELNAQDFNFIMQTNVIEMIRNILAINMHFLKHNKETEEGSFPNWFSVHERKLLQSKGPVKYNLVVAKDGSGQYKTVQAALNAAAKRKYKTRFVIHVKKGVYRENIEVAVHNDNIMLVGDGMQNTIITSSRSVQGGFTTYSSATAGIDGLHFIARDITFQNTAGPHKGQAVALRSASDLSVFYRCAISGYQDTLMAHAQRQFYRQCFIYGTVDFIFGNAAVVFQNCNIFARKPLDGQANMITAQGRGDPFQNTGISFHNCQIRAASDLKPVVDKYKTFLGRPWQQFSRVMVMKTFMDTLVSPLGWSPWGDTDFAQDTLYYGEYENYGPGSSTTNRVKWPGYHVITNRKEASKFTVAGLLAGPTWLATTTVPFTSGL
- the LOC11410524 gene encoding pectinesterase, yielding MAIIGKTLFMLFFLSSIFSTASSRKGPSSSNIDWWCNLTPHPKPCKHYTTQMNNHFKIKHRVEFREMLVQLALKQALTMQKEAQANSQQQQNSLVHKTVHGDCLKLFENTIFHLNRTLEGLNNASKNCSPNDAQTWLTTSLTNIETCKSGALELNAQDFDFIMQTNVTEMIRNILAINMHFLKHSKETEEGSFSNWFSVHERKLLQSKSPVKYNLVVAKDGSGQYKTVQAALNAAAKRKYKTRFVIHVKKGVYRENIEVAVHNDNIMLVGDGMQNTIITSSRSVQGGYTTYSSATAGIDGLHFIARDITFQNTAGPHKGQAVALRSASDLSVFYRCAISGYQDTLMAHAQRQFYRQCFIYGTVDFIFGNAAVVFQNCNIFARKPLDGQANMITAQGRGDPFQNTGISFHNCQIRAASDLKPVVDKYKTFLGRPWQQYSRVMVMKTFMDTLVSPLGWSPWGDTDFAQDTLYYGEYENYGPGSSTANRVKWPGYHVISNPKEASKFTVAGLLAGPTWLATTTVPFTSGL